A window of the Zeugodacus cucurbitae isolate PBARC_wt_2022May chromosome 2, idZeuCucr1.2, whole genome shotgun sequence genome harbors these coding sequences:
- the LOC105212421 gene encoding protein dalmatian isoform X2 yields the protein MTPMRTNQSLECRNLIVKIKRLPLNKWSKVDPSSNQRNIALQEQCTNNLFKTDSRKPLQIPKIIKKGNNLKRTQPERTIQSISSNVPRGCKPFTVKLQRINQKSLQNKNTARVAGLIQNTIEKKMRTRSSIKKGISANTSNGCKESANSLNVNMKQNGLILSKKPIFKGNVNIENLVLTPEHRKSLNKLSLSKNSGERIKIYQNSTKNLDISKFSPVKNSTKFEVDECTHSDGEREPDLPLSNSKGEKIPRNVINNSDLIEQLIRSNKDYEMEHIQHKHKMSGSNSKDKDILKSVPNNPNELKQLICSNEESEVGYKQHENGMRTSNSKGAKIPRNLTNKPDVLQQLICSNEDSEEESVTIGCKPSRNNNAANKFFQRLPKKKLRSRKIVTEPDNIFEFLSQSNTSESDFAKNRDPAEDIIKKLISEGKVRVATNQKGTGRPILKRERLKTGRKKQEANKNKVSKEKGNQNNNAVNKRLPKIVEKLDNCVDGTLLHPPSNIMVGNEDQQQNFLTNDNKTSDEHIRDEGFSLLARSVLLQETRKAGNTHKTNISEQRRLLEVARKFVSTPAASRQTNPLPTADLSPIKFLSPQNRPMCPSPWRINDDSHLPSVFNFTKNKSYLPTFSSDYIPSSPNKNKANTNSNVCIDSNVVSPKSISTGRDNCSNVSRNTASSASNGQLQTSQESQNDSNVENMPPRALTVPNTDDNAAIFNLRQLPNPRRALGKRSPLKVINIIEVVSLPPWKKTANDEVDKTVDTSVVGDITKNDKSNDEDLFGFEEFLDHNSDEDVEINKTNVKLPNRQSIKLNLHRKLKDIQNWRPKNTTQGNTCVSQKACEVFENNGPKQRLINEMICSTMINMKNDKLNAQNHFENCDEVSLSDTAECNGQPPETDFFNDYEPETTFDKKTLRTYVRPAKRKRKARKHFVMFHDREESTSDTEEEQLEQRKDGKKKRRHEANDNAMANSEIEAFANEFNSMCKDVENYELIVE from the exons ATGACACCAATGCGGACTAACCAATCATTAGAATGCAGAAACTTAATAGTAAAGATAAAACGACTACCTTTAAATAAATGGTCTAAAGTAGATCCATCATCCAATCAGCGAAATATAGCATTGCAGGAACAAtgcacaaataatttgtttaaaacgGATTCCAGAAAACCCCTGCAAATaccgaaaattattaaaaaagggaATAACTTGAAACGTACTCAACCTGAAAGAACAATTCAGTCAATATCATCGAATGTACCAAGAG GTTGTAAACCATTCACAGTTAAACTGCAACGAATTAACCAAAAATcacttcaaaataaaaacactGCGAGAGTAGCTG GTCTAATTCAAAATACGATCGAAAAAAAGATGAGAACCAGAAGTTCTATTAAGAAAGGTATTAGTGCTAATACCTCAAATGGTTGCAAAGAGTCTGCGAATTCACTAAACGTAAACATGAAACAGAATGGATTAATACTATCAAAAAAACCAATCTTCAAGGGGAATGTTAATATAGAGAATTTAGTTCTTACTCCAGAGCATCGTAAAAGTTTAAATAAGCTTAGTCTTTCTAAGAATTCAGGTGAACGGATTAAAATATATCAGAATTCTACGAAAAATCTTGATATTTCCAAATTTAGTCCCGTTAAAAACTCGACAAAATTTGAAGTGGATGAATGTACTCACTCTGATGGTGAACGTGAACCAGATTTACCTCTTTCTAACTCCAAAG GAGAAAAGATTCCTAgaaatgtaattaataattcCGATTTAATAGAACAATTAATTCGTTCTAATAAAGATTATGAAATGGAACATATTCAACATAAACACAAGATGTCTGGCTCTAACTCCAAAG ATAAAGACATTTTAAAAAGTGTACCCAACAATCCTAATGAATTGAAGCAATTAATTTGTTCTAATGAAGAATCGGAAGTTGGATATAAACAACATGAAAATGGGATGCGTACCTCTAACTCCAAAG GAGCAAAAATTccaagaaatttaaccaataaacCTGATGTATTACAGCAATTAATTTGCTCTAATGAAGATTCCGAAGAGGAATCCGTCACCATTGGATGCAAGCCATCAAGAAATAATAATGCAGCGAATAAGTTCTTTCAAAGATTacctaaaaaaaaacttcgctCTAGAAAAATAGTTACGGAGCCGGATAATATATTCGAATTTTTGTCCCAATCAAATACTTCGGAGTCTGACTTCGCAAAGAATCGAGATCCTGCAGaggatataataaaaaaattaatttctgagGGAAAAGTAAGAGTGGCAACTAATCAGAAAGGAACAGGAAGACCTATTTTAAAACGAGAACGATTAAAAACTGgaagaaaaaaacaagaagctaataaaaataaagtgtcTAAGGAAAAAGGGAACCAAAATAATAACGCTGTTAATAAAAGGCTGCCGAAAATAGTAGAAAAACTTGATAACTGTGTTGATGGCACATTATTACATCCACCTTCGAATATTATGGTAGGAAATGAAGATCAGCAACAGAATTTTCTCACAAACGACAATAAAACATCGGATGAACATATACGTGATGAAGGCTTTAGCCTCTTAGCACGCTCGGTGTTGTTGCAAGAAACAAGGAAAGCCGGAAACACTCACAAAACGAAT atttCTGAGCAACGTCGCCTGCTCGAAGTAGCCCGTAAATTTGTTAGTACACCAGCCGCGAGTCGACAAACTAATCCGTTGCCCACTGCCGACTTATCGCCTATTAAATTTCTTAGTCCGCAAAATCGTCCAATGTGCCCTTCGCCTTGGAGAATAAACGATGATTCGCATCTACCATCAGTATttaatttcaccaaaaataaatcatatttgcCAACATTTTCCAGTGATTACATTCCTTCTTCCCCGAATAAAAACAAAGCCAATACAAACTCAAACGTATGCATTGACTCCAATGTAGTAAGTCCTAAGTCTATATCAACGGGGCGAGATAATTGCTCCAACGTATCAAGAAATACAGCTAGCAGTGCTTCAAACGGTCAATTACAAACTTCGCAAGAATCTCAAAATGATTCGAATGTAGAAAATATGCCACCGAGAGCTTTAACTGTACCTAATACTGATGATAATGCCGCCATATTTAACTTACGGCAGCTGCCTAACCCACGACGTGCACTTGGAAAGCGAAGTCCACTAAAAGTCATCAATATAATAGAAGTTGTAAGCCTGCCACCTTGGAAAAAAACTGCAAATGATGAAGTAGACAAAACCGTAGATACATCGGTTGTTGGAGATATAACAAAAAATGATAAGTCGAATGATGAGGACTTATTcgggtttgaagaatttttagaCCACAACTCTGACGAGGatgtagaaataaataaaacaaatgtaaaaCTTCCGAATAGACAGTCAATTAAGCTCAATTTACACAGAAAACTCAAGGATATACAAAATTGGCGCCCCAAAAACACTACGCAAGGTAATACTTGTGTTTCACAAAAAGCCTGTGaggtttttgaaaataatggCCCGAAACAACGACTAATTAATGAAATGATCTGCTCTACAATGATTAACATGAAAAATGATAAACTAAATGCGCAAAACCATTTTGAAAATTGTGATGAGGTTTCGCTGAGTGACACTGCGGAGTGTAACGGGCAACCACCcgaaactgatttttttaatgACTATGAACCAGAAACAACGTTCGACAAAAAg ACACTGCGAACGTATGTTCGCCCTGCCAAGAGAAAACGCAAAGCTCGTAAACATTTTGTTATGTTTCATGACAGAGAAGAATCTACTTCAGATACCGAAGAAGAACAACTGGAGCAAAGGAAAGATGGCAAAAAGAAGAGACGGCATGAAGCCAATGATAATGCTATGGCGAATTCTGAAATAGAAGCGTTTGCGAATGAATTCA
- the LOC105212421 gene encoding protein dalmatian isoform X1, producing the protein MTPMRTNQSLECRNLIVKIKRLPLNKWSKVDPSSNQRNIALQEQCTNNLFKTDSRKPLQIPKIIKKGNNLKRTQPERTIQSISSNVPRGCKPFTVKLQRINQKSLQNKNTARVAGLIQNTIEKKMRTRSSIKKGISANTSNGCKESANSLNVNMKQNGLILSKKPIFKGNVNIENLVLTPEHRKSLNKLSLSKNSGERIKIYQNSTKNLDISKFSPVKNSTKFEVDECTHSDGEREPDLPLSNSKGEKIPRNVINNSDLIEQLIRSNKDYEMEHIQHKHKMSGSNSKDKDILKSVPNNPNELKQLICSNEESEVGYKQHENGMRTSNSKGAKIPRNLTNKPDVLQQLICSNEDSEEESVTIGCKPSRNNNAANKFFQRLPKKKLRSRKIVTEPDNIFEFLSQSNTSESDFAKNRDPAEDIIKKLISEGKVRVATNQKGTGRPILKRERLKTGRKKQEANKNKVSKEKGNQNNNAVNKRLPKIVEKLDNCVDGTLLHPPSNIMVGNEDQQQNFLTNDNKTSDEHIRDEGFSLLARSVLLQETRKAGNTHKTNISEQRRLLEVARKFVSTPAASRQTNPLPTADLSPIKFLSPQNRPMCPSPWRINDDSHLPSVFNFTKNKSYLPTFSSDYIPSSPNKNKANTNSNVCIDSNVVSPKSISTGRDNCSNVSRNTASSASNGQLQTSQESQNDSNVENMPPRALTVPNTDDNAAIFNLRQLPNPRRALGKRSPLKVINIIEVVSLPPWKKTANDEVDKTVDTSVVGDITKNDKSNDEDLFGFEEFLDHNSDEDVEINKTNVKLPNRQSIKLNLHRKLKDIQNWRPKNTTQGNTCVSQKACEVFENNGPKQRLINEMICSTMINMKNDKLNAQNHFENCDEVSLSDTAECNGQPPETDFFNDYEPETTFDKKKTLRTYVRPAKRKRKARKHFVMFHDREESTSDTEEEQLEQRKDGKKKRRHEANDNAMANSEIEAFANEFNSMCKDVENYELIVE; encoded by the exons ATGACACCAATGCGGACTAACCAATCATTAGAATGCAGAAACTTAATAGTAAAGATAAAACGACTACCTTTAAATAAATGGTCTAAAGTAGATCCATCATCCAATCAGCGAAATATAGCATTGCAGGAACAAtgcacaaataatttgtttaaaacgGATTCCAGAAAACCCCTGCAAATaccgaaaattattaaaaaagggaATAACTTGAAACGTACTCAACCTGAAAGAACAATTCAGTCAATATCATCGAATGTACCAAGAG GTTGTAAACCATTCACAGTTAAACTGCAACGAATTAACCAAAAATcacttcaaaataaaaacactGCGAGAGTAGCTG GTCTAATTCAAAATACGATCGAAAAAAAGATGAGAACCAGAAGTTCTATTAAGAAAGGTATTAGTGCTAATACCTCAAATGGTTGCAAAGAGTCTGCGAATTCACTAAACGTAAACATGAAACAGAATGGATTAATACTATCAAAAAAACCAATCTTCAAGGGGAATGTTAATATAGAGAATTTAGTTCTTACTCCAGAGCATCGTAAAAGTTTAAATAAGCTTAGTCTTTCTAAGAATTCAGGTGAACGGATTAAAATATATCAGAATTCTACGAAAAATCTTGATATTTCCAAATTTAGTCCCGTTAAAAACTCGACAAAATTTGAAGTGGATGAATGTACTCACTCTGATGGTGAACGTGAACCAGATTTACCTCTTTCTAACTCCAAAG GAGAAAAGATTCCTAgaaatgtaattaataattcCGATTTAATAGAACAATTAATTCGTTCTAATAAAGATTATGAAATGGAACATATTCAACATAAACACAAGATGTCTGGCTCTAACTCCAAAG ATAAAGACATTTTAAAAAGTGTACCCAACAATCCTAATGAATTGAAGCAATTAATTTGTTCTAATGAAGAATCGGAAGTTGGATATAAACAACATGAAAATGGGATGCGTACCTCTAACTCCAAAG GAGCAAAAATTccaagaaatttaaccaataaacCTGATGTATTACAGCAATTAATTTGCTCTAATGAAGATTCCGAAGAGGAATCCGTCACCATTGGATGCAAGCCATCAAGAAATAATAATGCAGCGAATAAGTTCTTTCAAAGATTacctaaaaaaaaacttcgctCTAGAAAAATAGTTACGGAGCCGGATAATATATTCGAATTTTTGTCCCAATCAAATACTTCGGAGTCTGACTTCGCAAAGAATCGAGATCCTGCAGaggatataataaaaaaattaatttctgagGGAAAAGTAAGAGTGGCAACTAATCAGAAAGGAACAGGAAGACCTATTTTAAAACGAGAACGATTAAAAACTGgaagaaaaaaacaagaagctaataaaaataaagtgtcTAAGGAAAAAGGGAACCAAAATAATAACGCTGTTAATAAAAGGCTGCCGAAAATAGTAGAAAAACTTGATAACTGTGTTGATGGCACATTATTACATCCACCTTCGAATATTATGGTAGGAAATGAAGATCAGCAACAGAATTTTCTCACAAACGACAATAAAACATCGGATGAACATATACGTGATGAAGGCTTTAGCCTCTTAGCACGCTCGGTGTTGTTGCAAGAAACAAGGAAAGCCGGAAACACTCACAAAACGAAT atttCTGAGCAACGTCGCCTGCTCGAAGTAGCCCGTAAATTTGTTAGTACACCAGCCGCGAGTCGACAAACTAATCCGTTGCCCACTGCCGACTTATCGCCTATTAAATTTCTTAGTCCGCAAAATCGTCCAATGTGCCCTTCGCCTTGGAGAATAAACGATGATTCGCATCTACCATCAGTATttaatttcaccaaaaataaatcatatttgcCAACATTTTCCAGTGATTACATTCCTTCTTCCCCGAATAAAAACAAAGCCAATACAAACTCAAACGTATGCATTGACTCCAATGTAGTAAGTCCTAAGTCTATATCAACGGGGCGAGATAATTGCTCCAACGTATCAAGAAATACAGCTAGCAGTGCTTCAAACGGTCAATTACAAACTTCGCAAGAATCTCAAAATGATTCGAATGTAGAAAATATGCCACCGAGAGCTTTAACTGTACCTAATACTGATGATAATGCCGCCATATTTAACTTACGGCAGCTGCCTAACCCACGACGTGCACTTGGAAAGCGAAGTCCACTAAAAGTCATCAATATAATAGAAGTTGTAAGCCTGCCACCTTGGAAAAAAACTGCAAATGATGAAGTAGACAAAACCGTAGATACATCGGTTGTTGGAGATATAACAAAAAATGATAAGTCGAATGATGAGGACTTATTcgggtttgaagaatttttagaCCACAACTCTGACGAGGatgtagaaataaataaaacaaatgtaaaaCTTCCGAATAGACAGTCAATTAAGCTCAATTTACACAGAAAACTCAAGGATATACAAAATTGGCGCCCCAAAAACACTACGCAAGGTAATACTTGTGTTTCACAAAAAGCCTGTGaggtttttgaaaataatggCCCGAAACAACGACTAATTAATGAAATGATCTGCTCTACAATGATTAACATGAAAAATGATAAACTAAATGCGCAAAACCATTTTGAAAATTGTGATGAGGTTTCGCTGAGTGACACTGCGGAGTGTAACGGGCAACCACCcgaaactgatttttttaatgACTATGAACCAGAAACAACGTTCGACAAAAAg AAGACACTGCGAACGTATGTTCGCCCTGCCAAGAGAAAACGCAAAGCTCGTAAACATTTTGTTATGTTTCATGACAGAGAAGAATCTACTTCAGATACCGAAGAAGAACAACTGGAGCAAAGGAAAGATGGCAAAAAGAAGAGACGGCATGAAGCCAATGATAATGCTATGGCGAATTCTGAAATAGAAGCGTTTGCGAATGAATTCA